A window of Phoenix dactylifera cultivar Barhee BC4 unplaced genomic scaffold, palm_55x_up_171113_PBpolish2nd_filt_p 000159F, whole genome shotgun sequence contains these coding sequences:
- the LOC120104985 gene encoding general vesicular transport factor p115-like — protein sequence MGPERYGRVRGYGVGVTPTQLSSVGTYTRNARESGNTAEVRRLQATIDELKQNQANLQSQLTNISSMLQRFLPSQIPDTSNASRDDDGAESRP from the exons atgggcccagagcgttatggtcgagtgaggggttacggcgttggagttacccccactcagttgtcttcaGTGGGCACATATACAAGAAATGCCAGAGAATCTGGTAACACTGCAGAAGTTCGTCGGCTTCAAGCAACTATTGATGAGTTGAAGCAAAACCAAGcaaatttgcagtctcagcttacGAATATTTCTTCCATGTTACAACGGTTTCTCCCTTCTCAg attcctgatacttcaaacgctagtagagatgatgatggagctgaatcccgtccctga